A single genomic interval of Xiphophorus couchianus chromosome 2, X_couchianus-1.0, whole genome shotgun sequence harbors:
- the mob2a gene encoding MOB kinase activator 2a isoform X3, giving the protein MGVLVCCDCFFYRKSKTKPNGKKPPAEEKKQYVEPEFTKIRVVDFDLKELVVLPREIDLNEWLASNTTTFFNLINLQYSTISEFCTGETCQAMTACSTIYYWYDERGKKTKCTAPQYVDFVMSLCQKLVTDEEIFPTKYGKEFPNSFESLVKKICRYLFHVLAHLYWAHFKETVALDLHGHLNTLYAHFIVFVREFNLIDPKETCIMDDLSEILCSPVPAPAPSAPAPAPSPSSQNHVTER; this is encoded by the exons GAAGTCGAAGACGAAGCCAAATGGAAAGAAGCCACCGGCAGAGGAGAAGAAGCAGTACGTGGAGCCAGAGTTCACCAAGATCCGGGTGGTGGACTTTGACCTGAAGGAGCTGGTGGTGCTGCCTAGAGAGATAGACCTCAACGAATGGCTAGCGAGCAACA CGACGACATTCTTCAATCTTATCAACCTGCAGTACAGCACCATTTCAGAGTTCTGCACCGGGGAGACCTGTCAGGCCATGACGGCTTGTAGCAC AATATACTACTGGTATGACGAGAGGGGGAAGAAGACGAAGTGCACTGCTCCACAGTACGTCGACTTCGTAATGAGTCTTTGTCAGAAACTGGTCACAGACGAGGAAATCTTTCCTACAAAGTACG GCAAAGAGTTCCCCAACTCGTTTGAGTCGTTGGTGAAGAAGATCTGCCGGTACCTGTTCCACGTGCTGGCTCACCTCTACTGGGCGCACTTTAAGGAAACGGTGGCTCTGGACCTGCACGGCCACTTGAACACTCTGTATGCACATTTCATCGTTTTCGTAAGGGAATTCAACCTGATCGACCCTAAGGAGACCTGTATCATGGACGACTTGTCCGAAATCCTCTGCAGTCCCGTTCCCGCCCCGGCCCCCTCCGCCCCCGCACCGGCCCCCTCCCCGTCTTCACAGAACCACGTGACGGAGAGATGA
- the mob2a gene encoding MOB kinase activator 2a isoform X4, whose protein sequence is MDWLMGKSKTKPNGKKPPAEEKKQYVEPEFTKIRVVDFDLKELVVLPREIDLNEWLASNTTTFFNLINLQYSTISEFCTGETCQAMTACSTIYYWYDERGKKTKCTAPQYVDFVMSLCQKLVTDEEIFPTKYGKEFPNSFESLVKKICRYLFHVLAHLYWAHFKETVALDLHGHLNTLYAHFIVFVREFNLIDPKETCIMDDLSEILCSPVPAPAPSAPAPAPSPSSQNHVTER, encoded by the exons GAAGTCGAAGACGAAGCCAAATGGAAAGAAGCCACCGGCAGAGGAGAAGAAGCAGTACGTGGAGCCAGAGTTCACCAAGATCCGGGTGGTGGACTTTGACCTGAAGGAGCTGGTGGTGCTGCCTAGAGAGATAGACCTCAACGAATGGCTAGCGAGCAACA CGACGACATTCTTCAATCTTATCAACCTGCAGTACAGCACCATTTCAGAGTTCTGCACCGGGGAGACCTGTCAGGCCATGACGGCTTGTAGCAC AATATACTACTGGTATGACGAGAGGGGGAAGAAGACGAAGTGCACTGCTCCACAGTACGTCGACTTCGTAATGAGTCTTTGTCAGAAACTGGTCACAGACGAGGAAATCTTTCCTACAAAGTACG GCAAAGAGTTCCCCAACTCGTTTGAGTCGTTGGTGAAGAAGATCTGCCGGTACCTGTTCCACGTGCTGGCTCACCTCTACTGGGCGCACTTTAAGGAAACGGTGGCTCTGGACCTGCACGGCCACTTGAACACTCTGTATGCACATTTCATCGTTTTCGTAAGGGAATTCAACCTGATCGACCCTAAGGAGACCTGTATCATGGACGACTTGTCCGAAATCCTCTGCAGTCCCGTTCCCGCCCCGGCCCCCTCCGCCCCCGCACCGGCCCCCTCCCCGTCTTCACAGAACCACGTGACGGAGAGATGA
- the mob2a gene encoding MOB kinase activator 2a isoform X2, whose protein sequence is MRPQKNPRPPLTAKMVIQAVGKVLRKSKTKPNGKKPPAEEKKQYVEPEFTKIRVVDFDLKELVVLPREIDLNEWLASNTTTFFNLINLQYSTISEFCTGETCQAMTACSTIYYWYDERGKKTKCTAPQYVDFVMSLCQKLVTDEEIFPTKYGKEFPNSFESLVKKICRYLFHVLAHLYWAHFKETVALDLHGHLNTLYAHFIVFVREFNLIDPKETCIMDDLSEILCSPVPAPAPSAPAPAPSPSSQNHVTER, encoded by the exons GAAGTCGAAGACGAAGCCAAATGGAAAGAAGCCACCGGCAGAGGAGAAGAAGCAGTACGTGGAGCCAGAGTTCACCAAGATCCGGGTGGTGGACTTTGACCTGAAGGAGCTGGTGGTGCTGCCTAGAGAGATAGACCTCAACGAATGGCTAGCGAGCAACA CGACGACATTCTTCAATCTTATCAACCTGCAGTACAGCACCATTTCAGAGTTCTGCACCGGGGAGACCTGTCAGGCCATGACGGCTTGTAGCAC AATATACTACTGGTATGACGAGAGGGGGAAGAAGACGAAGTGCACTGCTCCACAGTACGTCGACTTCGTAATGAGTCTTTGTCAGAAACTGGTCACAGACGAGGAAATCTTTCCTACAAAGTACG GCAAAGAGTTCCCCAACTCGTTTGAGTCGTTGGTGAAGAAGATCTGCCGGTACCTGTTCCACGTGCTGGCTCACCTCTACTGGGCGCACTTTAAGGAAACGGTGGCTCTGGACCTGCACGGCCACTTGAACACTCTGTATGCACATTTCATCGTTTTCGTAAGGGAATTCAACCTGATCGACCCTAAGGAGACCTGTATCATGGACGACTTGTCCGAAATCCTCTGCAGTCCCGTTCCCGCCCCGGCCCCCTCCGCCCCCGCACCGGCCCCCTCCCCGTCTTCACAGAACCACGTGACGGAGAGATGA